A portion of the Drosophila gunungcola strain Sukarami unplaced genomic scaffold, Dgunungcola_SK_2 000143F, whole genome shotgun sequence genome contains these proteins:
- the LOC128265637 gene encoding uncharacterized protein LOC128265637, translating to MSAPVRGNKASKLRSEEKVEKPAFIGPSWALTSTRGRAFNRGSEPTSRDTSRIPTILRPRSIPTSRIPIRRLAGDPKRNTSPIRATPLEAVTSASACSLPLLLASENTMGDHERKPEVDKDSVKRTKCLPRPRAKSTTEAGEVILNIFIISMGAI from the exons ATGTCGGCTCCAGTTCGTG GTAATAAGGCCTCAAAGCTGAGGTCCGAAGAAAAAGTTGAAAAGCCTGCATTCATTGGACCTTCTTGG GCTCTTACTTCCACCCGAGGCAGAGCCTTTAATCGTGGCTCCGAACCCACCAGTCGCGATACCAGTCGCATCCCGACCATCCTTAGACCCAGATCAATCCCGACCAGTCGCATACCTATCCGCAGGCTTGCGGGTGACCCGAAGAGAAACACTTCCCCAATTCGGGCCACTCCCTTGGAGGCAGTAACCAGTGCCAGTGCGTGTTCCTTGCCCTTGCTTCTAGCCTCCGAGAATACAATGGGCGATCATGAACGTAAACCTGAAGTGGACAAGGACTCTGTCAAGCGGACTAAATGTTTGCCGCGCCCAAGGGCTAAGTCAACGACGGAAGCTGGtgaagttattttaaatatttttattatttctatgggagccatatga
- the LOC128265643 gene encoding protein Hook homolog 3-like yields MDKGVKKKDLVIADLKLQMRNLEDHKNFLNMQVNNALKEHADFDELNEKHRNAMMQISELKEALNIKSIESKTQSQVEGRLNKEMTKLREKIDLDQQMLTARNHLIYSLQKTEQENRAKLDKMYCQVGEKNMLISQVYNELASKEEESRKLFGILSFKQREVRRQEHDIQLLKEQIARGSMALKDQEVRIVTMQEEIKRLK; encoded by the exons ATGGACAAGGGTGTCAAAAAGAAGGATCTGGTTATTGCCGATCTCAAGCTGCAGATGCGAAACCTCGAGGACCATAAAAACTTTCTCAACATGCAGGTTAACAATGCCTTGAAGGAGCACGCAGACTTTGACGAACTAAACGAAAAACATAGAAATGCTATGATGCAGATAAG TGAACTAAAAGAAGCATTAAATATCAAATCCATCGAATCAAAGACCCAATCTCAAGTCGAGGGTCGGTTAAACAAAGAGATGACCAAATTGCGGGAGAAGATCGATCTCGATCAGCAGATGCTCACCGCTCGGAACCACTTGATATACAGCCTGCAGAAGACCGAGCAGGAGAACCGAGCCAAACTGGACAAAATGTACTGTCAAGTTGGCGAGAAAAACATGCTGATCAGTCAG GTGTACAACGAGCTGGCCTCGAAGGAGGAGGAGTCGCGCAAACTCTTCGGGATCCTGAGTTTCAAGCAGAGGGAGGTGAGGCGGCAGGAGCATGATATCCAGTTGCTGAAGGAGCAAATAGCGCGGGGATCTATGGCGCTAAAAGACCAAGAGGTGCGGATTGTCACTATGCAAGAAGAGATTAAACGCCTGAAGTAG
- the LOC128265641 gene encoding golgin subfamily A member 6-like protein 7: MQVNNALKEHADFDELNEKHRNAMMQISELKEALNIKSIESKTQSQVEGRLNKEMTKLREKIDLDQQMLTARNHLIYSLQKTEQENRAKLDKMYCQVGEKNMLISQVYNELASKEEESRKLFGILSFKQREVRRQEHDIQLLKEQIARGSMALKDQEVRIVTMQEEIKRLK, encoded by the exons ATGCAGGTTAACAATGCCTTGAAGGAGCACGCAGACTTTGACGAACTAAACGAAAAACATAGAAATGCTATGATGCAGATAAG TGAACTAAAAGAAGCATTAAATATCAAATCCATCGAATCAAAGACCCAATCTCAAGTCGAGGGTCGGTTAAACAAAGAGATGACCAAATTGCGGGAGAAGATCGATCTCGATCAGCAGATGCTCACCGCTCGGAACCACTTGATATACAGCCTGCAGAAGACCGAGCAGGAGAACCGAGCCAAACTGGACAAAATGTACTGTCAAGTTGGCGAGAAAAACATGCTGATCAGTCAG GTGTACAACGAGCTGGCCTCGAAGGAGGAGGAGTCGCGCAAACTCTTCGGGATCCTGAGTTTCAAGCAGAGGGAGGTGAGGCGGCAGGAGCATGATATCCAGTTGCTGAAGGAGCAAATAGCGCGGGGATCTATGGCGCTAAAAGACCAAGAGGTGCGGATTGTCACTATGCAAGAAGAGATTAAACGCCTGAAGTAG